In Malania oleifera isolate guangnan ecotype guangnan chromosome 8, ASM2987363v1, whole genome shotgun sequence, a single window of DNA contains:
- the LOC131161826 gene encoding uncharacterized protein LOC131161826, which produces MAAAATEEVAVLVDDSTFKKPGTVPFKWEIRPGVPKFHQNLQQPPAPPLPKKQQQQQHHHRHHHHGQQQPQKLRPPPAGLTHFHPPPEVRTRSFRSVPRGRSDRWRFTKHDNVARPEVVSQGCFLGPLLTGRKDEKKRAVHNAEPDFTLQLETLARWSVSSRKSLSPFRNSPSSSYSSSYQSSPRPVSDAEWAGFGLF; this is translated from the coding sequence ATGGCAGCAGCAGCAACAGAAGAAGTAGCAGTACTAGTGGACGATTCTACTTTCAAGAAGCCTGGAACTGTTCCCTTCAAATGGGAGATCCGACCCGGCGTTCCCAAGTTCCACCAAAACCTACAGCAACCACCAGCTCCTCCACTACCCAAaaaacagcagcagcagcagcaccaCCATCGCCACCACCACCACGGTCAACAACAGCCGCAGAAGCTCAGACCCCCACCTGCGGGGCTAACCCACTTCCACCCTCCACCGGAGGTCCGGACCCGCTCCTTCAGGTCCGTCCCTCGCGGCCGCTCCGATCGCTGGCGTTTCACCAAGCACGACAACGTCGCCCGACCCGAAGTCGTCTCGCAAGGGTGCTTCCTGGGGCCGCTGCTTACCGGGCGGAAGGATGAGAAGAAAAGGGCGGTCCATAATGCCGAACCCGACTTCACCCTGCAACTGGAAACCCTGGCCCGGTGGTCCGTGTCATCCCGGAAGTCCCTCTCGCCCTTCCGGAACTCGCCCTCCTCCTCTTACTCTTCCTCCTACCAGTCTTCGCCCCGACCTGTTAGCGATGCTGAGTGGGCCGGGTTCGGACTCTTTTAG